In Microbulbifer celer, a single window of DNA contains:
- a CDS encoding PepSY-associated TM helix domain-containing protein, whose amino-acid sequence MPTIKSDTDTHTSSTKVANAGIRQTMAWVHTWAGLTLGWVLYFMFVTGTAGYFDTEIDRWMQPELPPAQINSDTRATAATLLARAQSQAPNADQWLLTLPVDRNQPYGSIFWRGADLEAGASAERGNELIDLESGAPMQSRATGGGQTLYQMHWLLHYTNRSYSDWIISFATLFMLVAIVTGVIIHKKIFKDFFVFRPRKGQRSWLDAHNVLSVITLPFQAMITYSGLIFMGFSFMPLIVAGQYGSDGRSAFYGEVFSPPGMTESAGAPAHFTPLEPLMSEAENIWGQGRIRSIDIRYPGFSNARVVLSESIDNTIAAGAGRLVFDGVSGELLHNAPAASSPAKGVRDTFLGLHEGLFAAPITRWLYFISGLLGTGMVATGLVMWAVKRRQLAERKPGRIPRGILLVEKLNVGTVAGLLTGVAAYFWANRLLPISMAERAQWEVHIMFLTWLALLVHAALRPRDRAWSEQLAIAAIAFAALPVVNALTSDRHLLHSLSSGDWVFAGFDITVLCIGVLLGIAARFTRPKQTASAASKAQAAAQPAAAGNAVGEPS is encoded by the coding sequence ATGCCCACAATAAAATCCGATACCGATACCCATACCAGCTCCACCAAGGTCGCCAACGCCGGCATCCGTCAGACCATGGCCTGGGTACACACCTGGGCCGGCCTCACCCTCGGCTGGGTGCTGTACTTCATGTTTGTCACCGGCACCGCCGGGTACTTTGATACCGAGATCGACCGCTGGATGCAGCCGGAACTGCCGCCGGCACAGATCAACAGCGATACCCGCGCAACCGCAGCCACCCTGCTCGCGCGGGCGCAGTCCCAGGCACCCAATGCGGACCAGTGGCTGCTCACCCTGCCGGTCGATCGCAACCAGCCCTACGGCAGTATTTTCTGGCGCGGCGCAGACCTGGAGGCCGGCGCCAGCGCGGAAAGAGGCAACGAGCTGATCGACCTGGAAAGCGGCGCACCCATGCAAAGCCGAGCCACTGGCGGCGGTCAGACTCTGTATCAGATGCACTGGTTACTGCACTACACCAACCGCAGCTATTCCGACTGGATTATCAGCTTCGCCACCCTGTTTATGCTGGTGGCCATCGTCACCGGTGTCATCATCCATAAAAAGATCTTCAAGGATTTCTTTGTCTTCCGCCCCCGCAAAGGCCAGCGCTCGTGGCTGGACGCGCACAATGTACTGAGCGTAATCACCCTGCCGTTCCAGGCGATGATCACCTACTCCGGGCTGATCTTCATGGGCTTCTCTTTTATGCCGTTGATCGTCGCCGGCCAGTACGGCAGCGACGGACGCAGCGCCTTCTACGGCGAAGTATTCAGCCCGCCGGGCATGACCGAAAGCGCCGGCGCCCCTGCACACTTCACCCCGCTGGAGCCACTGATGTCAGAAGCAGAAAACATCTGGGGCCAAGGCCGCATACGCAGTATCGATATCCGCTACCCCGGTTTCAGTAATGCGCGAGTGGTCCTGTCGGAATCCATCGACAACACTATTGCCGCCGGCGCCGGTCGCCTGGTATTTGATGGCGTCAGCGGCGAGCTGCTGCACAACGCCCCCGCCGCTTCCTCGCCCGCCAAGGGCGTGCGCGATACCTTTCTCGGATTGCACGAAGGCCTGTTCGCCGCGCCGATTACCCGCTGGCTGTATTTTATTTCCGGGTTGCTGGGTACCGGCATGGTCGCCACCGGTCTGGTCATGTGGGCAGTGAAACGTCGCCAACTGGCAGAGCGCAAACCCGGGCGGATTCCCCGCGGCATACTTCTTGTGGAAAAACTCAATGTGGGCACCGTGGCCGGCCTGCTGACCGGCGTCGCCGCCTACTTCTGGGCCAACCGGCTGCTGCCGATATCCATGGCGGAGCGCGCACAATGGGAAGTGCATATCATGTTCCTCACCTGGCTCGCGTTGCTTGTTCACGCCGCGCTGCGCCCCCGTGACCGCGCCTGGAGTGAACAGCTGGCCATTGCCGCCATTGCGTTCGCCGCCCTGCCGGTGGTCAACGCCCTGACCAGTGACCGGCACTTGTTGCACAGCTTGAGCAGTGGCGACTGGGTGTTCGCCGGGTTTGATATCACCGTACTGTGTATCGGTGTACTGCTCGGTATCGCCGCCCGCTTTACCCGCCCGAAGCAGACCGCAAGCGCAGCCAGCAAGGCCCAGGCAGCCGCACAACCGGCCGCTGCCGGAAACGCAGTAGGGGAACCATCGTGA
- a CDS encoding DUF3325 family protein, giving the protein MTESAFSLSTLAAITQALLTLAALSCLCLASAHHLRQSPGQATLKQWQPVLFWCGWALLATAAATAITTQGWGLGLVTLLGILSVTAFAVVGLASYRRSGLVPIALVSGICGVALFAKWLLAVLLAQ; this is encoded by the coding sequence GTGACTGAATCGGCTTTCTCTCTTTCCACTTTGGCCGCGATTACCCAGGCACTGCTCACGCTCGCCGCACTGTCCTGCCTGTGCCTAGCCAGCGCCCATCACTTGCGGCAAAGTCCTGGGCAGGCCACCCTCAAGCAGTGGCAGCCGGTATTGTTCTGGTGTGGCTGGGCCCTGCTCGCAACCGCCGCTGCCACAGCCATCACCACCCAAGGATGGGGATTGGGGCTGGTAACACTTCTGGGTATATTGAGTGTCACGGCGTTTGCCGTGGTCGGGCTGGCAAGCTACCGCCGTTCAGGGCTGGTGCCCATTGCGCTGGTGAGCGGCATCTGCGGTGTGGCCCTGTTCGCGAAGTGGCTACTGGCGGTATTGCTCGCTCAATAG
- a CDS encoding VOC family protein, which produces MKVKRIVSNIPTSNPDDASAFYESIFGLEIVMDHGWIKTFSSGEQMTTQVSVASEGGSGTPVPDLSIEVDDLDAALARVKAESIPIEYGPVSEPWGVRRFYVRDPFGKLINVLQHE; this is translated from the coding sequence ATGAAGGTTAAACGAATAGTTTCCAATATTCCGACATCCAACCCAGATGATGCCAGCGCATTCTACGAGTCTATTTTCGGCCTTGAGATCGTTATGGATCACGGGTGGATTAAAACATTCAGTTCCGGTGAACAAATGACGACACAGGTGAGTGTGGCATCTGAGGGAGGCTCGGGAACGCCGGTACCGGATTTATCCATAGAGGTGGATGATCTCGATGCAGCCTTGGCAAGAGTTAAAGCGGAAAGTATCCCAATCGAATACGGTCCAGTATCCGAGCCCTGGGGCGTTCGCCGGTTTTACGTTCGCGATCCATTCGGAAAGCTAATCAATGTTCTGCAACATGAATAG
- a CDS encoding TolB family protein has protein sequence MRHVYISSFLLLSALLMAGESFSHDDSPILEGPYLGQNPPGLEPEVFAPGIVSIASWGDAGRFSPDMDEFHVLRWGRENNQRVTESVTFKRMDNRWHEVAVPGRDGVPFFSPDGKTLHFGKRYKERTKDGWSEMKSLGSPYEEIRIMSLTASENGTYVFDEVGTGGDGIIRYSRLVDGKREEPKPFGKEINTGTWNAHPFIAPDESYIMWDGDRENGYGSSDLYISFRKPDGSWGEAINLGDKVNTDAEEGGPQITPDGKYLFFNRVVTRKSGATDSDLYWVDARIIEGLRPRQ, from the coding sequence ATGAGGCATGTTTATATCTCAAGTTTTCTTCTGCTTTCTGCTCTACTTATGGCCGGTGAAAGCTTCAGTCATGATGATTCCCCGATTCTCGAAGGTCCCTACCTGGGACAAAACCCTCCTGGACTTGAGCCGGAAGTTTTTGCGCCGGGGATTGTTTCCATTGCAAGTTGGGGCGATGCTGGTCGTTTCTCGCCAGATATGGATGAGTTTCATGTTCTCAGGTGGGGCAGGGAGAATAATCAAAGAGTTACCGAGTCTGTTACTTTTAAGAGAATGGATAATAGGTGGCATGAGGTGGCGGTTCCGGGTAGAGATGGAGTGCCGTTCTTCTCACCTGACGGCAAGACCCTGCACTTCGGCAAGCGCTACAAGGAGCGTACAAAGGATGGATGGTCAGAGATGAAAAGCCTTGGCTCCCCGTACGAAGAAATACGTATCATGAGTCTTACAGCCTCCGAGAACGGCACCTATGTGTTTGACGAGGTGGGGACAGGCGGCGATGGAATTATCCGGTATTCACGTCTAGTGGACGGAAAACGCGAAGAACCGAAGCCCTTCGGTAAAGAGATTAACACCGGAACCTGGAATGCCCATCCGTTCATTGCACCAGACGAGTCCTATATTATGTGGGACGGCGACAGGGAGAATGGGTACGGAAGTTCCGATCTCTATATCAGTTTCCGGAAGCCAGATGGTTCTTGGGGCGAGGCGATTAACCTGGGCGACAAGGTAAACACTGATGCTGAAGAAGGCGGTCCACAGATAACACCTGATGGAAAATATCTCTTCTTTAACAGAGTCGTGACGCGTAAGTCCGGTGCTACGGATTCAGATTTGTACTGGGTCGACGCGCGAATCATCGAGGGTCTCAGACCCAGGCAATAG
- a CDS encoding VOC family protein gives MELEFEPGRNIAMKIPAHEYESTVRFYREVLKFKDITGNAVGDTPKFEFGDKVLWLDCMPGLSQSEIWLEVVVSDIDKASEYLKEQGCHRRDEIEPLPDGFKAFWISSPTNIIHLVSSTGE, from the coding sequence ATGGAATTAGAGTTTGAACCAGGAAGAAATATTGCGATGAAAATTCCCGCGCACGAGTACGAAAGTACCGTCCGCTTCTACCGAGAGGTCCTGAAATTCAAGGACATCACGGGGAATGCTGTTGGCGATACGCCAAAGTTTGAGTTTGGCGATAAAGTACTTTGGTTGGACTGCATGCCAGGCCTGAGTCAATCAGAAATCTGGTTAGAGGTGGTTGTCAGTGATATCGACAAAGCTTCTGAGTACCTTAAGGAGCAAGGCTGCCACCGCAGAGACGAGATCGAGCCACTACCAGATGGATTTAAAGCGTTCTGGATATCCAGCCCAACGAATATCATCCATCTGGTATCATCCACCGGTGAATAG
- a CDS encoding acyl-CoA dehydrogenase family protein: protein MDLAEILAVGSSFQSETGNIDTGLLRPIRNCDSVSDKESLYSCMKEIISNPEYGEQLLDSPGRLIELHEIAAVHDGALFAALSIHYNLCVGTIKALKKDSEYLSGIYRELLQGEAVGVYLATELAYGNNVFSLETEAIYDRDRKVFTLHSPNASSFKFMPNTSLSQHAAKIAVVMARLKIDDEEYGVMPFVVRIHDANKVLPGIRISEIGNKPGFGLDNCITSFNQVDLPFESILSRDILDISLNGEVDFIETDQRKRFLQSMQRVQFGKICMAAGAAAAAKASLYITKNYGKQRKTFSVVGDVPLTSYSSFSQPLTIYTAALVVQSLWIRDLGDRAHREEDSSKGMPEELKNEIALAKSLVTWESREVIVGCRELCGAQGMFSANKFSNYYAMANGCITAEGDNVVIMQKAARDYLRSSLPFSFPDCSPSVQAVLRVLHKFALSLHKEVQLGLKAEDKTDYFSKWNQYSEKMMEMLDVYGALCASSAASSFIGEEGYSWLLEIFLLEKLKKFVPSILASDIEDPDSIKDLLKRGEDLVHEKQDQTVEIIDWFGIDKTGLKTPISEGDYINWYHSSHADASIPQ, encoded by the coding sequence GTGGATCTTGCAGAGATATTGGCGGTAGGCAGTTCATTTCAAAGTGAAACGGGAAACATCGACACCGGGCTGTTGAGGCCAATTCGTAATTGTGACTCTGTATCCGATAAAGAATCGTTATACAGTTGCATGAAAGAAATTATCAGCAACCCGGAGTATGGAGAGCAGCTGCTTGACTCTCCTGGAAGGTTGATCGAGCTGCATGAAATTGCCGCTGTTCATGATGGGGCGCTTTTTGCAGCACTATCAATCCACTACAACCTTTGTGTCGGCACGATAAAGGCGCTAAAGAAAGATTCTGAGTATCTTTCTGGAATCTACAGGGAGCTCCTGCAAGGGGAGGCGGTTGGTGTTTACCTGGCTACAGAGCTCGCATACGGAAATAATGTTTTCTCTCTTGAAACAGAGGCAATATACGATCGCGATAGAAAGGTCTTTACCCTACATTCACCGAACGCCAGTTCATTCAAGTTCATGCCAAACACCTCACTATCTCAACATGCGGCCAAGATAGCGGTAGTTATGGCACGGCTAAAAATTGATGATGAAGAATACGGCGTCATGCCATTTGTGGTAAGAATTCACGATGCGAATAAAGTGTTACCAGGTATCAGAATCAGCGAAATAGGGAATAAACCTGGGTTCGGGCTCGACAACTGTATTACCAGCTTTAATCAGGTGGACTTGCCTTTTGAATCAATCTTGAGCAGAGATATTCTTGATATATCACTCAATGGGGAAGTCGATTTTATAGAAACCGATCAAAGGAAGCGGTTTCTTCAGTCTATGCAGCGGGTTCAGTTCGGGAAAATATGCATGGCTGCTGGGGCAGCCGCGGCGGCAAAAGCGTCATTGTATATTACAAAAAACTACGGCAAGCAGAGAAAGACCTTCTCGGTCGTAGGCGATGTCCCACTGACCAGCTACAGCTCATTTTCTCAGCCTCTGACCATTTATACTGCTGCTCTCGTCGTTCAGTCCTTGTGGATTAGAGACCTCGGTGATAGAGCGCATCGTGAAGAAGACAGCAGTAAAGGCATGCCAGAAGAGTTGAAGAATGAAATTGCGTTAGCGAAATCTCTGGTTACCTGGGAGTCCAGGGAGGTGATAGTTGGTTGCCGAGAGCTCTGCGGGGCACAGGGTATGTTTTCTGCCAACAAGTTCTCTAACTACTATGCAATGGCAAACGGTTGCATCACCGCAGAAGGCGATAATGTGGTCATCATGCAGAAGGCCGCCAGAGACTACCTCCGATCATCACTCCCATTTTCGTTCCCGGATTGCTCGCCGTCTGTGCAAGCTGTCCTTCGGGTTTTGCACAAATTTGCGCTCAGTTTACATAAAGAAGTGCAGCTTGGACTTAAGGCTGAGGATAAAACTGACTACTTTTCAAAGTGGAACCAGTATTCAGAAAAAATGATGGAAATGCTTGATGTTTATGGCGCGCTGTGCGCATCATCGGCGGCAAGCAGTTTTATTGGGGAGGAAGGGTATTCATGGCTATTGGAAATATTTTTGTTGGAGAAGCTTAAGAAATTCGTGCCGTCTATTTTGGCGTCAGACATCGAAGATCCAGATAGCATAAAAGATCTACTAAAAAGAGGAGAAGATCTCGTACATGAAAAGCAAGATCAAACAGTCGAAATCATTGATTGGTTTGGTATAGATAAAACTGGGCTGAAAACCCCAATTTCAGAAGGTGACTACATAAATTGGTACCACAGTAGCCACGCTGACGCGTCGATACCTCAATAG
- a CDS encoding sulfotransferase: MHPRNQHPGDLPRVIQIGFHKCGTRSLESLFRHAGHPVLKYKFRRPLRRSRNAAYLMRENLNAGRKIFAGLENYTLYADLIYQTESDSFEPIRHFREMMRDYPDSILLLNLRDREDWIRSRLKHGHGEFVQRVMRQRGIDSKDEIAEIWRGEWDTHLTEVRAFMADRPEQLVEFNIDTDPVTALVERFSDYGLDAEAWTDIGRTRGIRRHPLVAALKRRWAHMRWRSPD; this comes from the coding sequence ATGCACCCAAGGAATCAGCACCCTGGCGACCTTCCCAGAGTCATTCAAATCGGCTTCCACAAATGCGGTACTCGCAGCCTGGAGTCGCTTTTTCGGCACGCCGGGCATCCCGTGCTGAAATACAAGTTCAGAAGGCCCCTGCGCCGCAGCCGCAACGCCGCATACCTGATGCGCGAGAACCTTAACGCCGGGCGCAAGATTTTTGCCGGGCTGGAAAACTACACCCTCTATGCCGACCTGATCTACCAAACCGAGAGTGACAGTTTTGAGCCCATACGCCACTTTCGGGAGATGATGCGCGACTATCCGGACAGCATCCTGCTGCTCAATCTGCGCGACCGGGAGGACTGGATCCGCTCGCGGCTGAAACATGGTCACGGTGAGTTCGTGCAACGGGTCATGCGCCAGCGGGGGATCGACTCTAAGGATGAGATCGCTGAAATCTGGCGCGGCGAATGGGACACGCATCTGACTGAAGTGCGCGCTTTTATGGCCGACAGGCCGGAACAGTTGGTTGAGTTCAATATCGACACCGATCCCGTGACCGCGCTGGTGGAGCGTTTCAGTGACTACGGCCTGGATGCAGAGGCCTGGACGGATATCGGCCGCACCCGCGGCATCCGTCGCCATCCACTGGTGGCTGCCCTCAAACGGCGCTGGGCACACATGCGATGGCGGTCACCGGACTGA
- a CDS encoding glycosyltransferase family 4 protein produces MKISLVMISTGLGGVQQSLVPYALAMKERGHQLQILVSQRAQSMIALLGERGLGDQVEVLEGIWKLHRYLPHAGLRKRILDFAPDLVLGFAQMGFIEAHRALRGSGIPVLTRVGTMKSKRMGRFRNADGWLATTTEMKAALKAQGFDEERIFIVPNFLAENSPEPEDNSPEPKESSPEPGEKGPEPSEQDLRHPPRIGSLGRFVPRKGFGVLIDAVDLLRERGVELESTIAGDGKDLDTMKARVEERGLSRIVHLPGWLGHSDKADFLQGLDLFVCSSLDEPFGFVYLDAMRFGLPVVTTPTVGARFIFSDTDTACWTPFEDPTALADAIQQLLSDDDRRAALGRQSRHLYTTAFSLEAGARNLDLALGQVHALGKR; encoded by the coding sequence ATGAAAATCTCACTGGTCATGATCTCGACTGGCCTCGGCGGGGTACAACAGTCCCTGGTGCCCTATGCGCTGGCCATGAAGGAACGAGGCCACCAACTCCAGATTCTGGTTTCCCAGCGGGCCCAGTCAATGATTGCCTTGCTCGGCGAACGGGGATTGGGCGATCAGGTGGAGGTGCTCGAAGGCATCTGGAAGCTACACCGCTACCTCCCGCACGCCGGTTTGCGGAAGCGCATTCTGGATTTTGCGCCGGATCTGGTGCTGGGCTTTGCGCAGATGGGTTTTATCGAAGCACATCGCGCCCTGCGCGGCAGCGGCATCCCCGTACTCACCCGCGTAGGCACCATGAAGAGCAAGCGCATGGGGCGTTTCCGCAACGCGGACGGCTGGCTGGCAACGACCACGGAAATGAAGGCCGCGCTGAAGGCGCAGGGTTTCGATGAGGAACGCATCTTTATCGTGCCCAACTTCCTGGCTGAAAACAGCCCTGAGCCAGAGGACAACAGCCCTGAGCCAAAGGAAAGTAGCCCTGAGCCGGGCGAAAAAGGCCCTGAGCCCAGCGAGCAAGATCTGCGGCATCCACCGCGGATTGGCTCCCTGGGGCGCTTTGTCCCGCGCAAGGGGTTTGGCGTCCTGATCGACGCGGTGGACCTGTTGCGCGAGCGCGGTGTCGAGCTCGAGAGCACAATCGCCGGCGATGGCAAGGATCTCGACACCATGAAAGCCCGTGTCGAAGAGCGCGGGCTGTCGCGGATTGTTCACCTGCCGGGTTGGCTTGGACACAGTGATAAAGCGGATTTCCTGCAGGGCCTGGATCTGTTCGTCTGTTCTTCGCTCGACGAACCCTTCGGCTTTGTCTACCTGGACGCCATGCGTTTTGGCCTGCCCGTGGTGACCACGCCCACGGTGGGAGCGCGTTTTATTTTCTCCGACACTGATACCGCGTGCTGGACACCATTCGAGGATCCGACCGCGCTGGCGGACGCGATTCAGCAGCTACTGTCGGATGATGACCGCCGCGCCGCTCTCGGGCGCCAGTCCCGCCACCTTTACACCACCGCTTTCAGCCTGGAAGCGGGCGCGCGCAATCTGGATTTGGCGCTGGGGCAAGTGCACGCACTGGGGAAACGCTGA
- a CDS encoding sulfotransferase family 2 domain-containing protein, whose translation MIISHKYKFIFIKTRKTAGTSIEIALSRFCGPNDVITPMRKEDEDLRRSLGYRTPQNYHAQLSEYGPIDFLKLIYGKRKKRFTKHQPAAQVKALVGDEIWNSYYKFSVVRNPWDRAISSYFWRNRRSKSQQDLDAFIASDYLRKKHDNSSIYLINDGIAVDRVCRFEQLSQELEEVRLHLGIPEPLPLPKAKGDTRKDKRHYREILTEAQRDEIDRIFRKEIGLFDYSF comes from the coding sequence ATGATCATTTCTCACAAGTACAAGTTCATCTTCATCAAGACCAGGAAAACAGCCGGAACGAGCATCGAGATAGCCCTCTCCAGGTTCTGCGGCCCCAACGACGTCATCACCCCGATGAGAAAGGAAGATGAAGATCTCAGGCGCTCGCTCGGTTACCGCACGCCCCAGAACTATCACGCACAGCTATCCGAATATGGGCCGATAGACTTTCTCAAGCTAATCTACGGGAAGCGCAAGAAGCGCTTTACCAAGCATCAGCCGGCAGCGCAGGTGAAGGCGCTTGTAGGCGACGAAATATGGAACAGCTACTACAAGTTCAGCGTGGTAAGGAATCCCTGGGATCGCGCAATCTCCAGCTACTTCTGGCGCAACAGAAGGAGCAAATCACAACAGGACCTCGACGCCTTCATCGCCAGCGACTACTTGCGCAAGAAGCATGACAACAGCAGCATCTACCTCATCAATGATGGAATTGCTGTAGATCGGGTATGTCGTTTTGAGCAGCTCAGTCAGGAGCTTGAAGAAGTCCGTCTTCACCTGGGAATCCCCGAGCCTCTGCCCCTGCCCAAGGCGAAGGGCGACACAAGAAAGGACAAACGCCACTACCGGGAAATACTAACGGAAGCGCAAAGAGATGAGATTGACCGGATTTTCAGAAAGGAAATCGGACTTTTTGACTATTCGTTCTAG
- a CDS encoding sulfotransferase family protein, which translates to MRASIWLGAALRYGGLGRHPLLRDTANPAVRRMIVSHIAWSRPHNFCYFRIPKAANSTVMRTLAHHCGYDIHNDPGGNAAKDRFKALPTPGSLAGACTFTVVRNPYSRIVSAWRSKTAVPRMVKKYRLHPVGKPQRVYTLLEFLQRLDDDLLMANAHWVPQHELIPLPIESLSHVGRVETLETDLSRIVDDIFGCPLELHTRQSDRQRADDYVRSQLAPAERQLIQRLYARDFELFYPDAG; encoded by the coding sequence ATGAGAGCGAGTATCTGGCTCGGCGCCGCCCTGCGCTACGGCGGCCTGGGGCGGCACCCCCTACTGCGCGATACGGCGAACCCCGCGGTACGCCGGATGATTGTGAGCCACATTGCCTGGTCCCGGCCGCACAACTTCTGCTATTTCCGCATTCCCAAAGCAGCCAACTCCACCGTGATGCGCACACTGGCACACCACTGCGGCTACGATATCCACAATGATCCCGGTGGCAACGCGGCCAAAGACCGCTTCAAAGCCCTGCCGACCCCCGGGTCACTCGCGGGGGCATGTACATTTACCGTTGTACGCAACCCCTATAGCCGCATTGTTTCCGCCTGGCGCAGCAAGACAGCGGTTCCCCGGATGGTGAAGAAATACCGCCTGCACCCGGTGGGCAAACCGCAACGCGTGTATACACTGCTCGAGTTCCTGCAGCGCCTGGATGACGACCTGCTTATGGCCAACGCCCACTGGGTGCCGCAGCACGAACTGATCCCGCTGCCGATCGAATCCCTGAGCCATGTCGGCAGAGTCGAGACACTGGAGACCGACCTGAGCCGTATCGTGGACGATATTTTCGGCTGCCCGCTCGAGCTGCATACGCGGCAATCGGATCGCCAGCGAGCGGACGACTATGTACGCAGCCAGCTCGCGCCGGCCGAGCGTCAGCTGATCCAGCGGCTATACGCCCGCGACTTCGAACTCTTTTACCCGGACGCCGGCTGA
- a CDS encoding sulfotransferase: protein MMPKTFCIGLSRTGTTTFNAVMAELGFLSRQGPGSLGLKLYELGRFDDICAIIDNYDSLCDFPYPLLYERLAERYPDSRFVLTTRRSEDQWLESLRKLNLRNGPTEAFRIAYGCYDVHGNEDRLRDFYLQHNEAAREFFRGSERFTEVCWEQGDGLNRIGELLGIDISGASVPVANASADKNSRKILERHCRKGRLGAAARYARSVEDTDELLAIINRRLDRELGQFLAVTKPKAALRRLKLRGKQGR, encoded by the coding sequence ATGATGCCGAAGACCTTCTGTATCGGCCTGAGCAGAACGGGCACCACCACTTTCAATGCCGTAATGGCCGAACTGGGCTTTCTGAGCCGCCAGGGGCCGGGGAGTCTGGGGCTCAAGCTATATGAGCTTGGTCGCTTCGACGACATCTGTGCCATCATCGACAACTATGACAGTCTTTGCGATTTCCCCTACCCGCTACTGTACGAGCGCCTGGCCGAGCGTTACCCCGACAGCCGTTTTGTGCTTACGACCCGCCGCTCCGAGGATCAATGGCTAGAGAGCCTGCGCAAGCTCAACCTGCGCAATGGCCCGACCGAGGCGTTCCGGATCGCCTATGGGTGCTACGACGTCCATGGGAATGAAGACCGCCTGCGCGATTTCTACCTCCAGCACAACGAGGCTGCACGGGAATTCTTCCGCGGTTCCGAGCGCTTTACCGAAGTGTGCTGGGAGCAGGGCGACGGCCTGAACAGGATTGGCGAACTGTTGGGTATCGATATATCCGGGGCCAGTGTGCCGGTGGCTAACGCCTCGGCCGACAAAAACTCGCGCAAGATCCTTGAGCGGCATTGCCGCAAGGGCCGCCTGGGCGCAGCCGCGCGCTATGCCCGCAGCGTAGAGGATACAGATGAGCTGCTGGCGATTATCAACCGGCGGCTGGACCGGGAACTGGGCCAGTTTCTCGCAGTAACCAAGCCCAAGGCCGCTTTGCGGCGCCTCAAATTGCGCGGCAAGCAGGGACGGTAA
- a CDS encoding nuclear transport factor 2 family protein, with product MELREKIINLEKTLLTFEVRRSPAKLNELLSENFKEIGASGACSGLAEILEHLPRERDWSATTQDWEFRALSEGIVQVMYKACIEKPGSGTPVYSRRTSIWRLEGESWKMVYHQGTAVVPFELEG from the coding sequence ATGGAGCTCAGAGAAAAAATAATAAATCTGGAAAAGACACTTTTGACGTTCGAAGTCAGGCGGTCACCGGCAAAGCTCAATGAGCTGCTGTCCGAGAATTTTAAAGAAATTGGTGCCAGTGGCGCCTGTTCCGGTCTCGCCGAGATCCTCGAGCATCTGCCCCGTGAGCGTGACTGGTCCGCAACAACTCAGGACTGGGAATTTCGGGCTCTTTCAGAAGGGATCGTTCAAGTCATGTACAAGGCCTGTATCGAGAAGCCTGGCTCAGGCACACCTGTATATTCTCGACGAACTTCGATCTGGCGGCTGGAAGGTGAATCCTGGAAGATGGTGTATCACCAGGGAACAGCGGTGGTGCCATTTGAGCTTGAAGGCTGA